A window of Lagenorhynchus albirostris chromosome 11, mLagAlb1.1, whole genome shotgun sequence contains these coding sequences:
- the LOC132529604 gene encoding tubulin alpha-1A chain: MRECISIHVGQAGVQIGNACWELYCLEHGIQPDGQMPSDKTIGGGDDSFNTFFSETGAGKHVPRAVFVDLEPTVIDEVRTGTYRQLFHPEQLITGKEDAANNYARGHYTIGKEIIDLVLDRIRKLADQCTGLQGFLVFHSFGGGTGSGFTSLLMERLSVDYGKKSKLEFSIYPAPQVSTAVVEPYNSILTTHTTLEHSDCAFMVDNEAIYDICRRNLDIERPTYTNLNRLIGQIVSSITASLRFDGALNVDLTEFQTNLVPYPRIHFPLATYAPVISAEKAYHEQLSVAEITNACFEPANQMVKCDPRHGKYMACCLLYRGDVVPKDVNAAIATIKTKRTIQFVDWCPTGFKVGINYQPPTVVPGGDLAKVQRAVCMLSNTTAIAEAWARLDHKFDLMYAKRAFVHWYVGEGMEEGEFSEAREDMAALEKDYEEVGVDSVEGEGEEEGEEY, encoded by the exons ATG CGTGAGTGCATCTCCATCCACGTTGGCCAGGCTGGTGTCCAGATCGGCAATGCCTGCTGGGAGCTCTACTGCCTGGAACACGGCATCCAGCCTGATGGCCAAATGCCAAGTGACAAGACTATTGGGGGAGGAGATGACTCCTTCAACACCTTCTTCAGTGAGACAGGCGCTGGCAAACATGTGCCCAGGGCAGTGTTTGTAGACCTGGAACCCACGGTCATTG ATGAAGTTCGCACTGGCACCTACCGCCAGCTCTTCCACCCCGAGCAGCTCATCACAGGCAAGGAAGATGCTGCCAATAACTATGCCCGAGGTCACTACACCATTGGCAAGGAGATCATTGACCTCGTCTTGGACCGAATTCGGAAACTG GCTGACCAGTGCACAGGTCTTCAGGGCTTCTTGGTTTTCCACAGCTTTGGCGGGGGAACTGGTTCCGGGTTCACCTCCCTGCTGATGGAACGTCTCTCTGTCGATTATGGCAAGAAGTCCAAGCTGGAGTTCTCCATTTACCCAGCCCCTCAGGTTTCCACAGCTGTAGTTGAGCCCTACAACTCCATTCTCACCACCCACACCACCCTGGAGCACTCTGATTGTGCCTTCATGGTAGACAATGAGGCCATCTATGACATCTGTCGTAGAAACCTCGACATTGAGCGCCCAACATATACTAACCTGAATAGGTTGATAGGTCAAATTGTGTCCTCCATCACCGCTTCCCTGCGATTTGATGGAGCCCTGAATGTTGATCTGACAGAATTCCAGACCAACCTGGTGCCCTATCCTCGCATCCACTTCCCTCTGGCCACATATGCCCCTGTCATCTCTGCTGAGAAAGCCTACCATGAACAGCTTTCTGTAGCAGAGATCACCAATGCTTGCTTTGAGCCAGCCAACCAGATGGTGAAATGCGACCCTCGCCATGGTAAATACATGGCTTGCTGCCTGTTGTACCGTGGCGATGTGGTTCCCAAAGATGTCAATGCTGCCATTGCCACCATCAAGACCAAGCGTACCATCCAGTTTGTGGACTGGTGCCCCACTGGCTTCAAAGTTGGCATTAATTACCAGCCTCCCACTGTGGTACCTGGTGGAGACCTGGCCAAAGTACAGCGAGCTGTGTGCATGCTGAGCAACACCACAGCCATCGCTGAGGCCTGGGCTCGCCTGGACCACAAGTTTGACCTGATGTATGCCAAGCGTGCCTTTGTTCACTGGTACGTGGGTGAGGGCATGGAGGAAGGAGAGTTTTCTGAGGCCCGTGAGGACATGGCTGCCCTTGAGAAGGATTATGAGGAGGTTGGTGTGGATTCTgttgaaggagagggagaggaagaaggagaggagtACTAA